One window from the genome of Pyxicephalus adspersus chromosome 6, UCB_Pads_2.0, whole genome shotgun sequence encodes:
- the SLC39A2 gene encoding zinc transporter ZIP2: protein MDPLLAVKVGCLVALLFLTLICGMAPAFINWFLKKSVTGTYEFIVCLISSFAAGIFLGACLLHVVADFLSNAANELAYINYPMGELILSLGFFFVLLIERIVLQISQRSQSITQDTIPIPATPSSPDDNYQVKIDPPSEISLPPENPHNHVHPNIYSNSSFRALILFSSLSIHSVFEGLAIGLQSNYSSALQIAIAVLIHKGIIVFSLSLKLIQSMTRPAWLITYIVTFSLMSPIGITIGIIVTLKKTTVVSLVQTILEGISSGTFVYVTFLEILPQELNSAERPLLKVFFIIIGFTIMAVIAIWA from the exons ATGGACCCCCTTCTGGCAGTGAAAGTTGGTTGTCTGGTGGCTCTTCTGTTCCTGACGTTGATTTGTGGGATGGCTCCTGCCTTTATCAACTGGTTCCTGAAAAAAAGTGTCACAG GCACCTATGAATTTATAGTTTGCTTGATCAGCTCATTTGCAGCTGGCATCTTCCTGGGTGCGTGTTTGCTTCATGTAGTGGCAGATTTCCTCTCAAATGCAGCTAATGAACTTGCCTAC aTTAACTACCCTATGGGAGAACTGATCCTGTCACTGGGCTTCTTTTTCGTCCTTCTCATAGAACGCATTGTACTGCAAATATCTCAGCGTTCTCAAAGCATTACCCAGGATACCATCCCAATACCTGCTACTCCATCAAGTCCTGATGATAACTATCAAGTTAAAATTGACCCTCCAAGCGAAATAAGTTTGCCCCCAGAAAATCCACATAACCATGTCCATCCTAACATATATTCCAATTCCTCCTTCCGCGCCCTTATTCTCTTCAGCTCTCTCTCCATCCACTCCGTTTTTGAGGGTTTAGCAATTGGTCTTCAGTCTAACTATTCTAGTGCTCTCCAAATTGCAATTGCTGTACTTATTCATAAGGGTATCATTGTCTTCAGCCTTTCTCTCAAGTTAATTCAGAGCATGACCAGACCAGCTTGGCTAATTACCTACATAGTGACTTTCTCCCTTATGTCTCCTATTGGGATTactattggtattattgttacACTTAAAAAGACCACTGTAGTGAGTCTGGTTCAGACCATTTTAGAGGGTATTTCATCTGGCACATTTGTATATGTAACTTTTTTGGAAATTCTCCCACAAGAACTCAATTCAGCAGAAAGGCCtcttttaaaagtcttttttattattattgggttTACAATAATGGCTGTTATAGCTATCTGGGCCTGA